In the genome of cyanobacterium endosymbiont of Braarudosphaera bigelowii, one region contains:
- a CDS encoding NAD(P)H-quinone oxidoreductase subunit 4: MFTNNIPWLTALILLPLLAAFAIPLIPDKDGKTLRSYSLGVSLLNFGLTITAISSGYDFSKTDLQFSENYSWIPSIGLGWSLGIDGLSMPLIVLSGLITTVALLASWNVQKKPQLFYFLMLVLYSAQIGVFAAQDVLLFFFMWELELVPVYLLISIWGGEKRLYAATKFILYTALASIGILISALLLAFYGDNVTFNMAELSMKEIPVSLQVVIYMGFLIAYAVKLPIFPFHTWLPDAHSQASTPVSMILAGVLLKMGGYGLIRFNMEMLPNAHIIFAPLLLILGVVNVVYGAFAAFGQTNLKRRLACSSLSHMGFVLIGISSFTEVGMNGAVFQMVSHGLIAAALFFLCGATYERTHTLMMDEMGGLALKMPKTFALFTTSAMASLALPGMSGFVAELTIFLGVTESDAYTAAFKTVAIFLTAVGLILTPIYLLSMLRVVFYGQSNEKLELSKFNLDAKPREIFISACLILPIIIMGLYPKLATETFDAKTVEVNSKVRSVLPIVVQEARLHYHQDNVNKKLFPAVLINTKIN, encoded by the coding sequence ATGTTTACGAACAATATTCCCTGGCTAACTGCTCTTATTCTCTTACCTTTGCTTGCTGCCTTTGCTATTCCTCTAATTCCCGATAAAGATGGGAAGACCCTTCGCTCTTATTCATTGGGTGTAAGCTTATTAAACTTTGGTTTAACTATTACTGCGATATCTAGCGGATATGACTTTAGCAAAACTGATCTTCAGTTTTCAGAAAACTATAGCTGGATTCCAAGTATTGGACTTGGTTGGTCTCTAGGTATTGATGGTTTATCAATGCCTTTAATTGTCTTATCAGGACTTATAACAACTGTTGCGTTACTGGCATCCTGGAATGTACAGAAAAAGCCACAGCTTTTTTATTTTCTAATGCTAGTGTTATATAGTGCTCAAATTGGTGTTTTTGCTGCACAAGACGTTTTACTATTTTTCTTTATGTGGGAGCTAGAACTTGTTCCCGTTTACCTGTTGATCTCTATCTGGGGTGGTGAAAAACGATTATATGCAGCTACAAAATTTATCTTGTATACTGCTCTTGCCTCTATCGGAATTTTAATTTCTGCTCTTCTTCTTGCTTTTTATGGTGATAATGTCACCTTCAACATGGCAGAGTTAAGTATGAAAGAAATACCTGTCTCCCTGCAAGTTGTAATATACATGGGTTTCTTAATAGCTTATGCAGTCAAATTACCAATATTTCCTTTTCATACCTGGTTGCCTGATGCACATAGTCAAGCCTCTACCCCAGTATCTATGATATTAGCTGGTGTTCTTTTAAAGATGGGCGGATACGGACTTATTCGTTTTAACATGGAAATGTTACCTAATGCTCACATTATATTTGCTCCTTTATTATTAATTCTGGGAGTTGTAAATGTTGTCTATGGTGCATTTGCAGCATTTGGTCAAACTAACCTTAAGCGCCGTCTTGCCTGTTCTTCATTATCACATATGGGCTTTGTTCTTATTGGTATATCTTCATTTACTGAAGTAGGTATGAATGGAGCGGTGTTCCAGATGGTTTCACATGGTTTAATAGCTGCAGCCTTATTCTTTTTATGTGGTGCTACCTATGAACGTACTCATACTTTGATGATGGACGAGATGGGTGGACTTGCTTTAAAAATGCCTAAAACTTTTGCATTATTCACAACTTCAGCAATGGCTTCTCTAGCTTTACCTGGTATGAGTGGATTTGTGGCAGAGCTTACTATTTTCTTAGGAGTCACTGAAAGCGACGCCTACACCGCAGCATTTAAAACTGTAGCCATATTTCTTACAGCAGTAGGTCTGATTTTAACTCCTATTTATTTATTATCCATGTTAAGAGTTGTTTTTTATGGACAAAGTAATGAAAAGCTGGAGTTAAGTAAGTTTAATTTAGATGCTAAGCCGCGTGAAATATTTATATCAGCTTGCTTAATTCTACCTATTATTATTATGGGCTTATATCCTAAGCTAGCCACAGAAACTTTTGATGCAAAAACTGTAGAAGTGAATTCTAAAGTTCGCTCTGTTTTGCCAATAGTTGTACAAGAAGCAAGACTCCACTATCATCAGGACAATGTGAACAAAAAATTATTTCCTGCAGTATTAATTAATACTAAGATCAATTAA
- a CDS encoding CRR6 family NdhI maturation factor, which produces MTKIILIKQNDIVNLDISVITNIIEPKLKKEEVISLEQTFTFDIEYPQPSSDPRELSEISEIRLWFIRLDGIYPWIPFILDPKKGELARYTAMLVPHQFNRVNGIQYNSEALEIFVMHKLFIISDWLKKQNIYSIFRLKNIAQLLGYDVEENFFKKLS; this is translated from the coding sequence ATGACCAAAATAATCTTAATAAAACAGAATGATATAGTTAACTTGGATATTAGTGTCATCACTAATATTATCGAACCAAAATTAAAAAAAGAAGAGGTTATATCACTTGAACAAACCTTCACCTTTGATATTGAGTATCCCCAACCATCTAGCGATCCTAGAGAACTATCTGAAATTTCTGAAATCCGTTTATGGTTTATTCGTCTAGATGGAATATACCCATGGATACCTTTTATTTTAGATCCCAAAAAAGGAGAATTAGCAAGATATACAGCAATGCTAGTTCCTCATCAGTTCAATAGAGTAAATGGAATCCAGTATAATTCTGAGGCACTAGAAATCTTTGTGATGCATAAGTTATTTATCATATCTGATTGGCTAAAAAAACAAAATATCTATTCTATATTTCGTTTAAAAAATATTGCTCAGTTACTAGGCTATGATGTTGAAGAGAATTTTTTTAAAAAATTGTCTTAA
- the folK gene encoding 2-amino-4-hydroxy-6-hydroxymethyldihydropteridine diphosphokinase gives MVEYAVALGSNLGDSCAILDKVIILLSRYPNIDLTSYSPFYKTFPIGPKQPIYYNGCVIVNSPINPKKLLEVLLNIEKRFGRVRDEKWGARTLDLDILLCEHLIIETPFLQIPHPQMTKRKFVLLPLCTIASTWKHPITRKTVKEHLQEISDKNIV, from the coding sequence ATGGTTGAATATGCAGTTGCTTTAGGAAGTAATCTAGGAGATTCATGTGCTATCTTGGATAAAGTAATAATACTTTTGTCTCGGTATCCTAATATAGATTTAACTTCATATTCTCCTTTCTATAAAACGTTTCCAATAGGACCAAAACAACCTATCTATTACAATGGTTGTGTCATTGTAAATTCACCAATTAATCCTAAAAAATTATTAGAAGTTTTATTGAATATTGAAAAAAGATTTGGAAGGGTTCGAGATGAAAAATGGGGTGCAAGAACTCTGGATTTAGATATTTTGTTATGCGAACATTTGATTATCGAGACACCTTTTTTACAAATACCACATCCTCAAATGACAAAACGTAAATTCGTTTTGCTACCCCTTTGTACTATAGCGTCTACCTGGAAACATCCAATAACGAGAAAAACAGTTAAGGAACATCTACAAGAAATATCTGATAAAAATATTGTGTAG
- a CDS encoding efflux RND transporter permease subunit — protein MKKSWREYLNISRIAIKYTKVTLFIVITIAISGIFAFNSLKYALFPEISFPVIIVSGNIPLETTLETEQQLTNPLETALSSIPEVELMSSTYPGKTVINISFPAGSSLEESASAIKKSLEKASLSSDAVLEEVKAINLNESVAVTYAISSKTIEVENLISVAKENIIPSLKSLSGVKRVSLLGDGFFQDEERDALDSELLTLTRLNQEDILAVQVVKTADSNILDVAAAVQKEVTNLSATLPDIRLTIAENQANYIEEASQATLEALMGAIILAVLVIFFCLRNIPATLITALAIPISLLGTFIVIAIAKFNLETITLLGLALVIGIIVDDAIVDVENITRHIDNGMTPREAAIKGTDEIGLTVISSTLTLAAVFLPIAFIGGSLGQFFKPFGITISAAVLISLLVARTLSPVLAIYWIKPTKKSLDTHKKPFFLAQEYRRLLNWSLCNRKIVISAALVSFLIGIALIPFIPQGFIPKLDRGEFNVIYNLPSPKIPKRLQVAHDKNLDNNNFSLFQDFSQSPERFLLRKNYRVASKLESVILENSNVLSVYSTAGYQGNPLKGKIYVRLKENRSLSTSQVQNELRRKFPTLRGGSISVEDILFIETGDDSPLKIALLSDNLESLEKTAQDLKRRLDSLSGLADIKLSSINSHNSLIEHFQKTRVIYLTANLFEGVGLGDTTKKVKEITTKLLPDNVNFEIQGASAQVLSIFKEFAITLFFAIACMMIILYLTFGRFLESFVVFLSLPLSIVGAMFALLITQNDFGMISLIGLIFLLGLLDKNAILLMDYTNQLRAQGMSRHDAILRTGEVRLRPIIMTTASSILGMLPIAIGLGAGAELRQPMAVAILGGLFTSSALSLIVVPVLYTLLEDISDKITGSKNKAEF, from the coding sequence ATGAAAAAATCTTGGCGAGAATACCTAAACATTTCCCGCATAGCAATTAAATATACAAAAGTCACCTTGTTTATAGTAATTACTATTGCTATTTCAGGTATATTCGCCTTTAATTCTCTAAAATACGCCTTATTTCCTGAAATTTCTTTTCCCGTAATTATCGTTAGTGGAAATATACCCCTAGAAACCACTTTAGAAACCGAGCAACAACTTACCAATCCTTTAGAAACTGCTTTAAGTTCAATTCCTGAAGTAGAATTAATGTCTTCCACTTATCCTGGTAAAACCGTAATTAATATTAGTTTTCCTGCAGGATCAAGCTTAGAAGAGTCAGCTTCAGCTATTAAAAAATCATTAGAAAAGGCAAGTTTATCTTCTGATGCAGTTTTAGAAGAAGTTAAAGCTATTAATTTAAATGAATCTGTAGCAGTTACTTATGCAATATCTAGTAAGACTATAGAGGTTGAAAATTTAATATCGGTTGCAAAAGAAAATATTATTCCTTCGCTTAAATCTTTGTCAGGGGTTAAAAGAGTTTCACTACTAGGAGATGGTTTCTTTCAAGATGAAGAAAGAGATGCACTAGACTCAGAACTATTAACTTTAACTAGGCTTAACCAAGAAGATATTCTAGCAGTTCAAGTAGTTAAAACTGCAGATAGTAATATTTTGGATGTTGCTGCAGCTGTTCAAAAAGAAGTAACTAATTTAAGTGCAACACTACCTGATATTCGATTAACTATTGCTGAGAATCAAGCTAACTATATTGAAGAAGCTAGTCAAGCAACATTAGAAGCATTGATGGGAGCTATTATCCTAGCTGTTCTAGTTATATTTTTTTGTTTACGTAATATTCCAGCAACTTTAATTACTGCTTTAGCTATTCCTATATCATTATTGGGAACTTTCATTGTCATAGCTATAGCTAAATTCAATTTAGAAACAATTACCTTGTTAGGATTAGCTCTTGTTATAGGTATTATTGTTGATGATGCAATTGTAGATGTAGAAAATATAACTCGTCATATTGATAATGGGATGACTCCACGTGAAGCAGCAATTAAAGGCACCGATGAAATTGGGTTAACAGTCATATCTTCGACATTAACTCTAGCTGCTGTTTTTCTTCCCATTGCATTTATTGGGGGAAGCCTAGGACAATTTTTCAAACCCTTTGGTATTACTATTTCTGCAGCTGTTTTAATTTCTCTGTTAGTAGCTCGTACTTTATCTCCCGTTCTAGCAATATATTGGATAAAACCAACAAAAAAATCATTAGATACTCATAAAAAACCATTTTTTCTTGCCCAAGAATATCGTCGACTCCTAAATTGGTCTTTATGTAATAGAAAGATAGTTATTAGCGCCGCTCTTGTAAGTTTTTTAATTGGAATTGCATTAATTCCATTCATTCCTCAAGGTTTTATTCCAAAACTAGATAGAGGAGAGTTTAATGTAATTTATAATTTGCCATCTCCTAAAATTCCGAAGCGTTTACAAGTAGCTCATGATAAAAACTTAGATAACAATAATTTTTCTTTATTTCAAGATTTTTCTCAGTCTCCCGAACGTTTTCTATTGCGGAAAAATTATCGTGTTGCTAGTAAATTAGAAAGCGTCATTTTGGAAAATTCTAACGTCTTATCAGTTTATAGTACTGCTGGCTATCAAGGTAATCCGCTCAAAGGAAAGATATACGTCAGGCTCAAAGAAAACAGATCTTTAAGCACTAGTCAGGTTCAAAATGAACTTAGAAGGAAATTTCCAACTTTAAGAGGAGGAAGTATAAGTGTAGAGGATATTCTCTTTATTGAGACTGGTGACGATAGTCCTTTGAAAATAGCATTATTAAGTGATAACTTAGAAAGTCTTGAGAAGACGGCCCAAGATTTAAAAAGACGTTTAGATAGCTTATCAGGTTTAGCAGATATTAAATTATCATCGATTAATAGCCATAACTCTTTAATTGAACACTTTCAAAAAACTAGAGTTATATATTTAACTGCTAACTTATTTGAAGGCGTAGGCTTAGGAGATACTACCAAGAAAGTAAAAGAAATAACCACGAAACTTTTACCTGATAATGTTAATTTTGAGATCCAAGGAGCATCTGCTCAAGTTCTTAGCATTTTTAAAGAATTTGCTATTACCTTATTTTTTGCTATCGCATGTATGATGATAATCCTATACTTAACTTTCGGACGCTTTTTAGAATCTTTTGTAGTATTTTTATCTCTACCTTTATCAATAGTTGGAGCAATGTTTGCTCTATTAATTACGCAAAATGATTTTGGAATGATTTCATTAATTGGGCTAATATTTTTGCTAGGACTTTTAGACAAAAACGCCATTCTATTGATGGACTACACTAATCAACTTAGAGCACAAGGCATGAGTCGTCATGATGCTATCTTAAGAACAGGAGAAGTTCGGTTACGTCCAATAATAATGACTACTGCTTCAAGTATCTTAGGAATGTTGCCAATCGCGATTGGATTAGGTGCTGGAGCTGAATTAAGACAACCAATGGCTGTAGCGATCCTTGGAGGATTATTTACTTCTTCTGCATTAAGCTTGATTGTTGTACCAGTTCTCTATACTTTACTAGAAGATATTTCAGACAAAATTACAGGTTCGAAGAATAAAGCTGAATTTTAA
- a CDS encoding phosphoadenylyl-sulfate reductase — protein sequence MSKSDFRSVNTYLNNQQLSEHLYNTDAQEIGRPDLSLEEVKHKLKDASAQQVIEWAAETFGNGLVISTSFGIQAAVMLHLATRVVPDISVIWVDTGYLPAETYRFAQELTERLNLNLKVYQSSLTPARMEALYGKLWEHQNVNALNRYDFMRKVEPMQRALKELNSTAWLAGLRRQQTEHRKSLETIVLREKQYKIHPILDWNSRDVYNYLTVNELPYHPYFEKGYVSVGDWHSSRPMKADDNNERDTRFHGLKQECGLHLPLSPEVAESLDSSNL from the coding sequence ATGTCCAAATCAGATTTCCGTTCTGTAAATACTTATCTGAATAATCAGCAGCTTTCTGAACATCTTTACAATACCGATGCTCAAGAAATTGGTAGACCTGATTTATCTTTAGAAGAGGTTAAACATAAACTAAAAGATGCCAGCGCTCAACAAGTTATAGAGTGGGCAGCAGAAACTTTTGGTAATGGGCTAGTTATCAGCACAAGTTTCGGTATTCAAGCTGCAGTAATGTTACATTTAGCTACTAGAGTAGTTCCGGATATTTCAGTTATTTGGGTTGATACGGGTTACCTTCCTGCAGAAACTTATCGATTTGCCCAAGAACTAACTGAACGACTTAACCTAAATTTAAAAGTCTATCAATCTTCTCTTACTCCAGCAAGAATGGAAGCTCTTTATGGTAAATTATGGGAACACCAAAATGTTAATGCTCTAAACCGCTATGATTTTATGCGTAAAGTTGAACCAATGCAAAGAGCTTTAAAAGAACTTAATTCTACGGCTTGGCTAGCTGGTTTACGTCGTCAACAAACAGAACACCGCAAATCTCTAGAAACAATTGTTTTACGAGAGAAACAATATAAAATACATCCTATTTTAGACTGGAACTCTCGTGATGTTTATAATTACTTAACTGTTAATGAACTTCCATATCACCCCTACTTTGAAAAAGGATATGTTAGTGTGGGAGATTGGCATTCAAGTCGTCCAATGAAAGCAGATGACAATAATGAACGAGACACTCGTTTTCACGGATTAAAACAAGAATGTGGTTTACATTTACCTCTTTCTCCAGAAGTAGCTGAAAGTCTAGATTCTAGTAATCTTTAA